The Archocentrus centrarchus isolate MPI-CPG fArcCen1 chromosome 5, fArcCen1, whole genome shotgun sequence genome contains the following window.
CACCATCTCACATACAGCAGGTTCTGACTCCaccacctcttttcttctcaatGCAAACGTCAGATCCATCTTCTCTTTTACAAGCTGTCCATTTGGTGttctcttctgcatttcattaacCAAGTCTTTGCGGGCACCCTCAAGGGCTACCTGATTAAATCCGTCTGGAAAGTTGGGTAAGAAGTTGATCTCGCCTTTCTTTGCCTTCTTGATGTTCTTGTTGGCTGGTTCTCCTTCAGTTGAATGCCCTCCTCGTTTCCCTGCATTTACTGCTACATCAAGGCACCCTGATCTTCTGCgctttgttctgtaattagccattttaaattttagactaTTTTTCCAGCCGCTACAGCGACTGGTTGAGCCTCGCTCCTGGAGAGAGGGGTGCTTGCTTATGAGGGCTTGTGCAACACTTTCGAACTGAGCATTATTTGGGTATGCTGTGTAACTATACATGCTCTCTGCCAATCTTTCAAGAATCTcatgtttcagctcttttgttaCTTTCAGGTGCGTACCATCACGAAGAAACTGAAGATCTGCTTGCCTAAGTCTATATGctacatcaacagaaaaatctggGATATCAAAACAATCTGGCCACTGTTTCTGTCGCTCCTGCGAGGATGTAGAGAGGATCTCTGTATCTGCTACACTGGGTGTGCCACTCAAAATTTCTTCAGATGTTGAGACAGATACCAACTCAAGTAGAGGGATGAccttgactgttggtttttcaggaAGATCTTCGATATCTGTCAGATTGCACACttcataattgaattcaggatcTTGGTACTGGAGACTGAAGTTGAAATTAAGTCCCAGTGATTCTTTAAGCTTGCCtatcaaatcctccactgtaGTAGGTCTTGTATTCAGAACAACCTTTCTTATATCTGTCTCTGTGAAAATTACTCTCAAGGTCATCTTCTggtgtgctgccatcttggaaataaaaaaaatagcttattagaaatatatacacaaagacatagatattcagtttaacatatggcttatcaaaaaagatacaaaattacCAATTAGGCTTACATTTAGACTCTATCCAGAGCAATGCTAGTACTGACAACACTTGTGGTTTCTCAACACAGAATATAGCGAGTGAGTGTCACTGCTGAATTTTCTCCAAATCTGTATGctgacagagggaaaacatcATTCAGCTCTTTTAGTTCCACCACACACAAAGAGGGATT
Protein-coding sequences here:
- the LOC115780218 gene encoding uncharacterized protein LOC115780218 isoform X1, with translation MATRSEIQDKEMAAHQKMTLRVIFTETDIRKVVLNTRPTTVEDLIGKLKESLGLNFNFSLQYQDPEFNYEVCNLTDIEDLPEKPTVKVIPLLELVSVSTSEEILSGTPSVADTEILSTSSQERQKQWPDCFDIPDFSVDVAYRLRQADLQFLRDGTHLKVTKELKHEILERLAESMYSYTAYPNNAQFESVAQALISKHPSLQERGSTSRCSGWKNSLKFKMANYRTKRRRSGCLDVAVNAGKRGGHSTEGEPANKNIKKAKKGEINFLPNFPDGFNQVALEGARKDLVNEMQKRTPNGQLVKEKMDLTFALRRKEVVESEPAVCEMVECWPALFTEDQVCMEFNRIVGKNLKQEFYESIDRHSPRLIEIFRSKRGNIGQMLTQLSQQTKTAEPTDIRTLVLRGLPVILGDNPTDFYKPAFDSDDDDSFRNIDIGILLVEPEGAVPSSSLHLSPASLKIVIEGEVVMDNIQDLPKAMCLLFGLAYAMHLSYPISMKFTFQFIQQVFLELGHVELKPKLQTLKNQLAM
- the LOC115780218 gene encoding uncharacterized protein LOC115780218 isoform X2: MAAHQKMTLRVIFTETDIRKVVLNTRPTTVEDLIGKLKESLGLNFNFSLQYQDPEFNYEVCNLTDIEDLPEKPTVKVIPLLELVSVSTSEEILSGTPSVADTEILSTSSQERQKQWPDCFDIPDFSVDVAYRLRQADLQFLRDGTHLKVTKELKHEILERLAESMYSYTAYPNNAQFESVAQALISKHPSLQERGSTSRCSGWKNSLKFKMANYRTKRRRSGCLDVAVNAGKRGGHSTEGEPANKNIKKAKKGEINFLPNFPDGFNQVALEGARKDLVNEMQKRTPNGQLVKEKMDLTFALRRKEVVESEPAVCEMVECWPALFTEDQVCMEFNRIVGKNLKQEFYESIDRHSPRLIEIFRSKRGNIGQMLTQLSQQTKTAEPTDIRTLVLRGLPVILGDNPTDFYKPAFDSDDDDSFRNIDIGILLVEPEGAVPSSSLHLSPASLKIVIEGEVVMDNIQDLPKAMCLLFGLAYAMHLSYPISMKFTFQFIQQVFLELGHVELKPKLQTLKNQLAM